A region of Aneurinibacillus sp. REN35 DNA encodes the following proteins:
- the spoIIIAE gene encoding stage III sporulation protein AE: MMKQKRSQLLVCIGAFWLLLIAWYPVSAAEPTTAPSTPKDTIVQEQLERLDTKDIEAFWQKVLDKYGGYLPESEGQSLFEMVTGEKALSLSGVAKGLGAFLFHELLINGKLLGAILIITVFAMVLETMQTAFEKNTVSTVAYAISYLVLIILAVNSFRIAIDFAQGAISDMVGFMLALMPLVLALLASTGGITSAALFHPMVIFLVNTSGMLISTIVFPLLFLSALLSIVSSFSVKYQLTRLAKLLRTISLGLMGSFLTIFLAVLSLQGATAAVADGVAIRTAKYIAGNFVPVVGRVFADAAETVVGASLLVKNAVGMIGVIILLFLVAFPALKILILAFIYNLSSAVMQPLGNSPILSCLSIIGKNLLYIFAALATVSLMFFLAITIVISAANVSVMMR; this comes from the coding sequence ATGATGAAACAGAAACGATCACAGCTTCTTGTCTGCATCGGAGCATTCTGGCTTCTGCTAATCGCCTGGTACCCAGTAAGCGCCGCTGAGCCTACCACAGCCCCCTCGACGCCTAAGGATACGATTGTGCAGGAGCAGCTTGAGCGGCTTGATACAAAAGATATTGAGGCATTCTGGCAGAAGGTTTTGGATAAGTACGGAGGCTATTTGCCTGAGAGTGAAGGGCAAAGTTTGTTCGAGATGGTAACCGGAGAGAAGGCGCTCAGCCTCTCGGGCGTTGCCAAAGGGCTTGGTGCTTTTCTCTTCCATGAATTGCTCATTAATGGCAAATTGCTGGGCGCCATCCTCATCATTACCGTATTCGCTATGGTGCTTGAGACGATGCAGACTGCCTTTGAAAAAAATACGGTCAGCACGGTTGCTTATGCAATTTCGTACTTGGTGCTTATTATTTTGGCGGTGAATAGTTTTCGCATTGCCATTGATTTTGCCCAAGGGGCCATTAGCGATATGGTGGGATTTATGCTGGCGCTGATGCCGCTTGTGCTGGCGCTTCTCGCATCAACCGGAGGCATCACCTCTGCGGCGTTGTTTCATCCGATGGTCATCTTTTTAGTTAATACGAGCGGCATGCTGATTTCAACCATTGTATTTCCTTTATTATTTTTGTCCGCGCTCCTAAGCATTGTCAGTTCGTTCTCTGTAAAATATCAGCTCACCCGGCTTGCCAAGCTATTGCGTACGATAAGTCTGGGATTGATGGGGAGTTTTCTCACCATCTTTCTTGCGGTGCTGTCCCTGCAGGGGGCAACGGCAGCGGTAGCCGATGGTGTAGCAATCCGCACGGCCAAATACATTGCAGGCAACTTTGTTCCTGTAGTAGGTAGGGTATTTGCGGATGCGGCTGAGACAGTAGTGGGAGCCTCACTCCTTGTTAAGAATGCTGTCGGAATGATTGGTGTCATCATTTTACTTTTTTTAGTCGCATTTCCGGCGCTCAAGATTCTTATTCTGGCCTTTATCTACAATCTATCTTCTGCCGTTATGCAGCCGCTTGGCAACAGTCCGATCCTCTCCTGTCTTAGCATCATCGGCAAAAACCTGCTGTATATCTTTGCGGCGTTGGCTACGGTAAGCTTGATGTTTTTTCTGGCGATCACCATTGTCATATCGGCCGCCAACGTTTCAGTCATGATGCGGTAA
- the spoIIIAD gene encoding stage III sporulation protein AD: MDIIQIVGLGIVATVLSLVVKEQKPMFAFVLATVTGVMIFLFLIGKISDVIRVLEGIAMQANVNIVYLDTILKIIGIAYIAEFGAQVTRDAGQGAIASKIELAGKILIMVLAIPILSVIVETIVQLLPS; this comes from the coding sequence ATGGATATTATTCAGATTGTAGGACTTGGGATTGTTGCCACGGTACTGAGTCTGGTTGTCAAAGAGCAGAAGCCGATGTTTGCATTCGTGCTGGCGACGGTTACCGGCGTTATGATCTTTTTGTTTCTAATCGGTAAGATTTCAGATGTCATCCGCGTGCTTGAGGGCATAGCGATGCAGGCCAATGTCAATATCGTCTACCTTGATACGATCTTAAAAATCATCGGCATCGCCTATATTGCCGAGTTTGGAGCGCAGGTGACAAGGGATGCGGGACAAGGGGCGATCGCATCGAAGATTGAGCTGGCCGGCAAAATCCTAATCATGGTACTGGCTATACCCATTCTGTCTGTTATCGTCGAAACGATTGTACAGCTACTTCCGTCATAG
- the spoIIIAC gene encoding stage III sporulation protein AC, with translation MGYDVNAIFQIAGIGIIVAMIHTVLKQSGKDDWAQWVTLVGFIIVLFMVASFINDLFQEIKRVFLFQ, from the coding sequence ATGGGGTATGATGTGAATGCGATTTTTCAGATTGCCGGCATCGGCATTATTGTCGCTATGATTCATACCGTGCTCAAGCAATCGGGAAAAGACGATTGGGCGCAGTGGGTCACGTTAGTCGGATTTATCATCGTTTTGTTTATGGTGGCATCTTTTATTAATGATTTGTTTCAGGAAATTAAACGGGTTTTCCTGTTTCAGTAA
- the spoIIIAB gene encoding stage III sporulation protein SpoIIIAB — protein sequence MFKLVGAFLIILAGTLIGMQLGGYLAHRPLQIRQLRTGLALLETEITYGARPLPEALASIAQRLTGSGARLFAQAAELFAKESEWTANDCWRRAVYQVWPRTALKNPEKDIVLQLGLVLGQSDREDQRKHIRLACTNLEHEEINARENQQRYEKMCRSLGVLSGVLLVILLY from the coding sequence ATGTTCAAGTTAGTAGGCGCTTTCCTGATCATTCTTGCAGGTACGCTGATCGGCATGCAGTTGGGCGGATATCTTGCGCATCGTCCATTGCAAATTCGACAGCTTCGTACCGGGCTTGCTCTGCTGGAGACGGAGATTACGTATGGAGCGCGTCCGCTTCCTGAAGCGCTTGCCTCAATCGCTCAAAGACTAACAGGGTCAGGTGCACGGCTATTTGCACAGGCGGCAGAGCTATTTGCCAAGGAGTCGGAATGGACAGCCAATGATTGCTGGCGGCGCGCCGTTTATCAGGTCTGGCCCAGAACCGCACTGAAAAACCCGGAAAAAGATATCGTGCTTCAATTGGGGCTCGTGCTCGGACAAAGCGACAGAGAAGATCAGCGTAAGCATATCCGGCTTGCCTGCACGAACCTTGAACACGAAGAGATAAACGCCAGGGAGAATCAGCAGCGCTATGAGAAGATGTGCCGCAGTCTGGGGGTGCTGAGTGGAGTGTTGCTCGTTATCCTACTTTATTGA
- the spoIIIAA gene encoding stage III sporulation protein AA — MEDILRMLPDSLRAKLKNLESRKLEKVEEIRLRIGRPIECVGDGASWFVGERDIMQTNDALLFTREEGGQLLSRLSHHSLYMMEEEMRRGYITIEGGHRVGISGKVVLEDGRVKLIRDVTSFNIRIARERRGAADQVLPLLTQGDKLKSTLIISPPQGGKTTLLRDLARQISEGSKALAARKVSIVDERSEIAGCVGGIPQKDVGMRTDVLDACPKAEGMMMMIRSMSPDVLITDEIGRAEDGYALEEAIHAGITVITSVHGSGLKDIMRRPTLSRILQSGVFERYLVLSRKPRVGTVSCIYDEHFAECRR; from the coding sequence ATAGAGGATATTCTTCGTATGCTGCCCGACAGCCTGCGTGCCAAGCTTAAAAACCTCGAATCGCGCAAGTTAGAAAAAGTAGAGGAGATTCGACTGCGTATTGGCCGACCTATTGAATGTGTGGGGGATGGTGCATCTTGGTTTGTCGGCGAGAGAGACATCATGCAGACGAACGATGCGCTGTTATTCACAAGAGAAGAGGGCGGACAGCTTCTAAGTCGTCTCAGCCATCATTCTCTCTACATGATGGAGGAGGAGATGCGGCGCGGATATATTACGATTGAGGGCGGTCACCGGGTAGGCATCTCAGGTAAGGTAGTGCTTGAAGATGGCCGTGTGAAGCTGATCCGGGACGTTACCAGTTTCAATATCCGGATAGCCAGGGAGCGAAGAGGGGCCGCCGATCAAGTGCTTCCCCTTCTTACACAGGGAGATAAGTTGAAGAGCACATTGATTATCTCTCCGCCCCAAGGGGGAAAAACCACGCTGCTCCGTGATCTTGCCCGCCAGATTAGCGAAGGCTCCAAAGCGCTTGCTGCGCGTAAGGTATCAATTGTAGACGAACGCTCGGAAATTGCCGGATGTGTAGGGGGGATTCCGCAAAAAGATGTCGGAATGCGCACCGATGTGCTTGATGCATGTCCGAAGGCAGAAGGAATGATGATGATGATTCGCTCTATGTCACCGGATGTTCTGATTACAGACGAGATCGGCAGGGCAGAGGACGGCTATGCGCTTGAAGAAGCGATTCATGCCGGTATTACCGTCATTACAAGTGTGCACGGAAGCGGACTGAAGGACATCATGCGCAGACCTACGCTATCACGCATTCTACAGTCAGGTGTATTCGAGCGTTATCTTGTTCTCAGCCGCAAACCTCGTGTAGGGACAGTGTCTTGCATATATGATGAGCATTTTGCCGAGTGCCGGAGGTGA
- a CDS encoding alpha/beta fold hydrolase — MPHLNIQNTPLYYEEKGRGMPVVFIHGMGLSHVNWHGQVHYFSKNFRTICYDMRGHGRSGITAIKRPEEYLPTLSQDLKHLLDHLMIKKAHFIAYSTGTLVLLQFLSDHQDMCERAVLTGAFPRLGNPYMYAKVGMSYLLTLLNASEYEARGVARSNGANEKEIALFTDEALKVRRSEALLLLRTLFSFDLTAFLPQITVPTLLLYGGNERHMMKYRHIMLTSMPRAEVCLVPKTSHACPTKACDVFNALVEDFLEAR, encoded by the coding sequence ATGCCACACTTAAACATACAGAACACGCCTTTGTATTATGAAGAAAAGGGAAGAGGTATGCCCGTTGTATTTATTCACGGCATGGGGCTTTCTCATGTGAATTGGCACGGACAGGTCCATTATTTCTCTAAAAACTTTCGTACAATCTGTTATGATATGCGCGGGCATGGACGCAGCGGTATAACTGCAATCAAGCGCCCGGAAGAGTATCTGCCAACACTAAGCCAGGATCTCAAACACCTGCTCGATCATCTTATGATCAAAAAAGCACACTTTATTGCATATTCCACCGGCACATTGGTATTGCTGCAGTTTCTCAGCGACCATCAGGACATGTGCGAGCGCGCAGTGCTCACAGGGGCGTTTCCCCGGCTGGGAAACCCCTATATGTATGCCAAAGTAGGCATGTCATACCTGCTTACGTTATTGAACGCGTCAGAATACGAGGCGCGCGGCGTCGCCCGCTCAAATGGAGCAAATGAAAAAGAGATCGCTTTATTTACAGACGAAGCGCTGAAAGTGCGACGCTCAGAAGCCCTCTTATTGTTGCGCACCTTATTTTCCTTTGATCTGACAGCGTTCCTGCCTCAAATTACTGTGCCTACGCTTCTGCTGTATGGCGGCAACGAACGCCATATGATGAAGTATCGACATATCATGCTGACGTCAATGCCCCGTGCAGAAGTATGTTTGGTCCCAAAGACTTCGCATGCCTGCCCAACAAAGGCGTGTGATGTCTTCAATGCACTGGTAGAAGATTTTTTAGAGGCGAGGTGA
- a CDS encoding MFS transporter has product MYADESSKPSGRILFALSLVPLIMVLGNSMIIPILPMLANEYDLSSLQTGLLITLFSVPAGAMIPVAGFLSDRFGRKKIILWALVLYGTGGLIAGAAGLLLPSPYTWVVVGRIVQGVGAAGTAPIAMALIADLYPPAHRSRALGVIESANAFGKVVSPILGALLALLAWYALFFAFPLFIVPAIWVIARWVEDTETGAAPSFTKYKRDIALVFRRHGHWLGIGFMLGAIQMFFLFGMLFYLAEALDQIPSFSGVARGFLLAFPLLSLILTSIWCGRAIECRAERIKLFIIGGTAITAAITAILPFVSKPATLIGLLFFGGIGTGLVLPSLNTLITSAVGKAERGMITSLYSSVRFLGIAAGPAVFGSLLTRPFVLFWGTCGACLLLVLLTIRFLQRPGPIKSKNGHVRLLFTLPSTEPKDP; this is encoded by the coding sequence ATGTATGCGGATGAGAGTTCAAAACCGTCTGGGCGTATATTGTTTGCTTTAAGCCTTGTGCCGCTCATTATGGTATTGGGCAATTCCATGATTATCCCTATACTCCCTATGCTTGCTAACGAATATGATTTGAGTTCACTGCAGACCGGGCTTTTGATCACGCTATTCTCTGTACCTGCTGGTGCGATGATTCCTGTTGCGGGGTTCTTGTCAGACCGCTTTGGACGCAAGAAGATCATCCTATGGGCTCTCGTATTATATGGAACAGGTGGATTGATTGCGGGGGCGGCCGGACTGCTTCTCCCATCCCCGTATACTTGGGTTGTGGTAGGAAGAATCGTCCAAGGCGTTGGCGCAGCCGGCACAGCGCCGATTGCTATGGCATTAATTGCTGACTTATATCCGCCGGCACACCGGAGCAGAGCGCTTGGCGTTATTGAATCCGCCAACGCATTTGGTAAGGTAGTAAGCCCGATTCTTGGCGCATTGCTTGCACTCCTTGCATGGTATGCGTTATTTTTCGCCTTTCCGCTTTTCATTGTACCGGCCATCTGGGTGATTGCACGCTGGGTAGAGGATACGGAAACCGGAGCAGCGCCCTCCTTTACGAAATATAAGCGCGATATTGCGCTTGTATTTCGTAGACATGGGCATTGGCTTGGGATCGGTTTTATGCTCGGAGCCATCCAGATGTTTTTTTTATTTGGAATGTTATTCTACCTTGCAGAAGCTTTGGATCAAATTCCTTCTTTTTCAGGTGTAGCACGCGGTTTTCTTCTGGCTTTTCCGCTCTTATCATTAATCCTTACGTCCATCTGGTGCGGACGGGCGATTGAGTGTCGTGCCGAGCGCATTAAATTATTTATTATTGGAGGAACAGCAATCACCGCAGCAATCACCGCTATTCTTCCCTTCGTTTCAAAGCCAGCTACGCTTATTGGCCTTTTATTTTTTGGAGGTATTGGCACAGGATTGGTTCTCCCCAGCCTGAATACACTTATCACTTCCGCTGTCGGTAAAGCCGAGAGAGGAATGATCACCTCGCTTTACAGCAGCGTACGTTTTCTCGGCATTGCGGCAGGACCTGCTGTGTTTGGGTCACTGCTCACACGTCCCTTCGTGCTTTTTTGGGGAACATGCGGAGCGTGTCTTCTCCTTGTACTGCTTACCATCCGCTTTCTTCAACGTCCAGGCCCAATCAAAAGCAAAAATGGTCACGTTCGTCTTTTATTTACACTTCCCTCTACCGAACCAAAAGACCCGTGA
- a CDS encoding methyl-accepting chemotaxis protein codes for MPSIQHVKEWVPIVQSLIRTKQSAVIVGDENGVVLSSNGSLRFLSSGDRIRPESPIYRVLETRRPIDFTVPPDVYGMPLRVQAFPLDDGILAIAMDISTQNTLKTSIHEVNSVVEQIGVSISDLSDMSEQMVTNFNEIEYEISHMNDSFASIMEMNKLISYVADQTNLLSLNAAIESARLGDEGRAFGVVAQEMRKLANQTNDSAGQILKQINHIQNELEKIKQKIEQNNQSNTKHEVSVTEIGQAIQQVASAMNTIHTFTQENL; via the coding sequence ATGCCATCAATTCAGCATGTTAAAGAGTGGGTGCCTATTGTGCAATCACTCATTCGTACCAAACAATCCGCCGTTATCGTTGGTGACGAAAACGGTGTTGTACTATCGAGCAACGGCTCGCTTCGCTTTCTATCATCAGGAGATAGGATACGACCGGAGAGTCCGATCTATCGCGTGCTTGAAACACGCCGCCCGATTGATTTTACCGTTCCACCGGATGTATATGGCATGCCGCTCCGTGTACAGGCATTTCCGCTTGATGACGGTATTTTGGCTATCGCTATGGATATATCGACACAGAATACGCTAAAGACTTCGATTCATGAGGTAAATTCTGTCGTAGAGCAAATCGGCGTATCAATCTCTGACTTGAGTGATATGTCAGAACAAATGGTTACTAACTTCAATGAAATTGAATATGAAATTTCACATATGAACGATAGCTTCGCTTCCATCATGGAGATGAACAAACTAATTTCATATGTTGCAGATCAGACGAATCTTTTATCGCTTAATGCAGCGATTGAATCAGCACGTCTTGGAGATGAAGGCCGTGCATTTGGAGTTGTCGCCCAAGAGATGCGAAAACTTGCCAATCAAACGAATGACTCAGCAGGGCAAATTCTTAAGCAGATCAATCATATTCAAAATGAGTTAGAAAAAATCAAACAAAAAATCGAACAGAACAATCAGTCAAATACCAAGCATGAAGTCTCAGTTACAGAGATTGGTCAAGCGATCCAGCAAGTGGCTTCTGCAATGAATACAATCCATACGTTCACGCAAGAAAACTTATAA